The sequence CGGATCGGGCGGAGTTCCGCGAGTTCAAACAGGGATGTCAGTTCCGATGGTGTCAGCGGCCACGGCGGCGCATCCTCCACTTGATCAAGCGGCACCGAATCTTCCCGTCCGCGCGAGATCGCCAGCACCGTGCCTCGCAGCGAGCAGAGCGAGGCGATGCCGCGGGCCGCTTCCTCGCGACGGCTCGGAGGGAGCGACTGCAGCGTGTACACCTCTACAACAAGGTCGAACCGGTGCCGGAGCCGCGCCGGCAGGTCCAGCAGGTCCGCCACGAACAGCGACGGCGCCGCCGCCGGGAAGCGCCGGCGCGACCACTCCACCGCGGTGCTCGAGACATCGAACCCGCACGCGTCGTACCCGCGGCTGCACAGCTCGCCGACATCATCACCCAGCCCGCACCCGACTACCGCAACACGAGCCCCCGGCCGCACCAAACCCGGGGCGGTCACATTGAGCCAGCCGACGAGCAGCGGGTTGGGGCATGTATCGGCCCACGGGATCGCGCTCGCCTCGCCGTTGGCCGAGGCGTAGATCCGCTCGAACCACTCGGCCGGTGCGGTAGCGCCCGAAGCGAACGTCGCGGATTCTGTGGCGAGAGACATGTTCAAGCCTCCTGACGGCCACCGAAGAGCGGCCGCCGGTTCCCCTCCCCCGCCTCGCGAGGGCCGGCACAGTGAAGAATGCCGGGGGAATGCCGAACCGGACCGGCAGGTAACCAGCCCGCACAATGGTACCACACCTTTTCAAAAGAAGCGCCCGCGTGTTTCCACGCGGGCGCTCGGGGATCAGTCATGTGTCCCGGCGAAGTCGCCGGGAGGAGACGACCTTATGGGCAACCAAGGTTGCCCGGGGTGGTC comes from Phycisphaeraceae bacterium and encodes:
- a CDS encoding class I SAM-dependent methyltransferase, whose protein sequence is MSLATESATFASGATAPAEWFERIYASANGEASAIPWADTCPNPLLVGWLNVTAPGLVRPGARVAVVGCGLGDDVGELCSRGYDACGFDVSSTAVEWSRRRFPAAAPSLFVADLLDLPARLRHRFDLVVEVYTLQSLPPSRREEAARGIASLCSLRGTVLAISRGREDSVPLDQVEDAPPWPLTPSELTSLFELAELRPIRPVEDLPDPREAGVRRLRGAFHR